A genomic segment from Dietzia psychralcaliphila encodes:
- a CDS encoding putative quinol monooxygenase: MTGSQKHSPFILINTFTPVEGGIDALAAFQIDEMQDMRAEAASHGWRGNEVYRTRDGASLIVVTRFRSAEAKESWVETDRFRRHVEGIAPLIKGVVSVPVALIATHSGSGDAD, encoded by the coding sequence ATGACCGGTTCACAGAAGCACAGCCCATTCATTCTGATCAATACGTTCACCCCTGTCGAAGGCGGTATCGACGCGCTTGCTGCCTTTCAGATCGACGAAATGCAGGACATGAGAGCGGAGGCAGCCTCCCACGGCTGGCGTGGCAACGAGGTCTATCGAACCCGGGATGGAGCCAGTCTGATCGTGGTCACACGGTTCCGGTCCGCGGAAGCCAAGGAATCATGGGTGGAGACAGATCGATTCCGGCGACACGTCGAAGGGATAGCACCGCTGATCAAAGGCGTTGTGTCCGTCCCGGTGGCACTCATCGCCACCCATAGCGGAAGCGGCGACGCCGACTGA
- a CDS encoding serine hydrolase domain-containing protein, with the protein MTRRRKLAVAVLIVLALLAAALVAVGTWYRPMLLTGTGYAAHNACAIHFLTDRDDPESDLPPNPLVPLLRTEIDDSEGWARSSVLGVAFAQQAWASEYGCAVGDGRAEGSEYTSLVRPAEDGGAEGIRLPQASDVPAEVGAALDQAAGQEGTRGLVAVHRGEVLDEWYADGFGPDTRQLGWSMAKSVAATLVGRAKVEFPDADLDPGSTALRPEWTDERARISLDNLLRMTSGLEWDEDYDLGTPITEMLFAEPDMAAFAAAQPLAHEPGTFRQYSSGTTNIVCDLLHERTGLGPEMADRLLFGPLGMTSAVLEADASGRSVCSSYLWATPRDWARFGQFTLDDGEVDGRQLLPAGWMEYATSVVPAGGEPEPYGAQWWLNDAGDGSPLRLPGIRSDAYWASGHDGQYIVVVPSADLVVVRTGFSPGGSIGALGIEDLVGDLTRAVS; encoded by the coding sequence ATGACCCGTCGCCGAAAGCTCGCCGTGGCCGTGCTGATCGTCCTGGCCCTCTTGGCCGCGGCGCTGGTGGCGGTGGGCACCTGGTACCGGCCGATGCTGCTCACCGGGACCGGGTACGCCGCGCACAACGCCTGCGCGATCCACTTCCTCACCGACCGCGACGACCCGGAGTCAGACCTACCGCCCAACCCGCTGGTGCCGCTGCTGCGGACCGAGATCGACGACTCCGAGGGATGGGCGCGGTCCTCCGTCCTCGGGGTCGCCTTTGCCCAGCAGGCCTGGGCCTCGGAGTACGGATGCGCGGTGGGCGACGGCCGCGCCGAGGGTTCCGAGTACACCTCGCTCGTCCGGCCGGCGGAGGACGGCGGCGCCGAGGGCATCCGCCTGCCGCAGGCCAGCGATGTCCCGGCCGAGGTCGGCGCCGCACTCGACCAGGCCGCCGGGCAGGAGGGCACGCGCGGCCTCGTCGCGGTCCACCGGGGCGAGGTACTGGACGAGTGGTACGCCGACGGCTTCGGGCCGGACACCCGACAGCTCGGGTGGTCCATGGCCAAGAGCGTGGCGGCCACGCTGGTGGGCCGGGCGAAGGTCGAGTTCCCGGATGCCGACCTCGATCCCGGGAGCACCGCCCTGCGCCCCGAGTGGACCGACGAGCGAGCGCGCATCTCCCTCGACAACCTGCTGCGCATGACCTCCGGGCTCGAGTGGGACGAGGACTACGACCTGGGAACTCCCATCACCGAGATGCTCTTCGCCGAACCCGACATGGCCGCATTCGCCGCTGCCCAACCGCTCGCACACGAACCCGGGACCTTCCGCCAGTACTCGTCGGGCACGACCAACATCGTGTGCGACCTGCTGCACGAGCGCACCGGCCTCGGGCCCGAGATGGCCGACCGCCTGCTGTTCGGCCCGCTCGGGATGACCAGTGCGGTCCTCGAGGCCGACGCCTCCGGCCGGTCGGTGTGCAGCTCCTACCTGTGGGCCACGCCGCGGGACTGGGCGCGGTTCGGACAGTTCACGCTGGATGACGGCGAGGTGGACGGTCGCCAACTGCTCCCGGCGGGATGGATGGAGTACGCGACGAGCGTCGTCCCGGCCGGCGGAGAGCCCGAACCCTACGGCGCGCAGTGGTGGCTCAACGATGCCGGCGACGGTTCCCCACTGCGACTGCCCGGCATACGCTCGGACGCCTACTGGGCCTCGGGCCACGACGGGCAATACATCGTGGTGGTCCCGTCCGCCGACCTCGTGGTGGTGCGAACCGGGTTCTCCCCCGGCGGGTCCATCGGCGCGCTCGGCATCGAGGACCTGGTTGGCGACCTCACCCGGGCGGTGAGCTGA
- a CDS encoding TPM domain-containing protein, whose product MIAVPHRPDVTRRARSGTAAAVALLLAFLVSVAGWATPSASAEPPSRLQQQVTDTAGVLGADTGAVESRLAELRSTDDIQLWVTFVDSFDGVPVQQWAQETARLSDLGASDVLLAVAVQDGAYWFESDDQRSDQRIADRDIEPQLADGDWAGAAIAAADGLERQGSGSGLSGGALLAIIAAIVAVVAVILLVSRRRRSTRTARQAESAREIPGDDTARMSALPVDVLDARARAGLVEADQAVDTSTTALDTAAGEFGEMRTRPFRAALDAARVEVAAAHSLIQRLDDDIPETPDQRRAMLLEVAARAERAERGLEGQSTAFAEMRDLLINGAASVDALTRRAVSLRARIPAAEESMADLRARFPAAVLASIEDNLTIAGQLLDAAESETSRARTALARPVGEQAEAVDAIGSAEEELSRAEKLVDGVDHAADDIATARRELHALVAEVDEELTMAARLLRSPDLGRSGQKLTEAASAARDALDRARRVGENDPLGSFSDLVDVDRDLDEALAAAGHEAETAHRARAARQAAITRAHGAVREADDYIGSRSYVIGQAARTRLAAAKESLATAESTAGPAAFPAADRALKLAREALRHAQNDASRPQYTGGYGGRGGYGGYGGRGRGGSNTGAMVGGMVAGALIQGMLRGGGSGFGSSRGFGGGGFGGGGGGFGGGGGFGGGGAGGRF is encoded by the coding sequence ATGATCGCAGTCCCACACCGCCCCGACGTCACCCGGCGTGCACGGTCCGGCACGGCTGCGGCCGTCGCCCTCCTGCTCGCATTCCTCGTCAGCGTCGCCGGGTGGGCCACCCCGTCCGCGTCTGCCGAACCGCCGTCCCGGCTACAACAGCAGGTCACCGACACCGCCGGAGTGCTGGGAGCCGACACCGGCGCGGTGGAGAGCAGGCTCGCGGAGCTCCGCTCGACGGACGACATCCAGCTCTGGGTGACGTTCGTCGACAGCTTCGACGGCGTACCCGTCCAGCAGTGGGCGCAGGAGACCGCACGTCTGTCGGACCTGGGGGCCTCTGACGTGTTGCTCGCGGTGGCCGTCCAGGACGGGGCTTACTGGTTCGAGTCCGATGACCAGCGATCCGACCAGCGCATCGCCGACCGGGACATCGAACCGCAGTTGGCGGATGGCGACTGGGCCGGCGCGGCGATCGCTGCCGCCGACGGGCTCGAACGACAGGGCTCCGGTTCCGGGCTCTCCGGCGGGGCACTGCTGGCCATCATCGCCGCGATCGTGGCCGTGGTGGCAGTGATCCTGCTGGTCAGCCGCCGCCGACGGTCCACTCGTACCGCCCGGCAGGCCGAGTCCGCCCGCGAGATACCGGGCGATGACACGGCCCGGATGTCCGCGCTGCCGGTGGACGTTCTCGACGCACGCGCCAGGGCCGGTCTGGTCGAGGCCGACCAGGCCGTGGACACTTCCACGACCGCGCTCGATACCGCCGCCGGGGAGTTCGGCGAGATGCGGACTCGGCCGTTCCGAGCCGCCCTCGACGCCGCGCGGGTCGAGGTCGCCGCCGCGCACTCGCTGATCCAACGGCTCGACGACGACATCCCGGAGACCCCGGACCAGCGGCGGGCGATGTTGCTCGAGGTGGCCGCCCGGGCCGAGCGCGCCGAACGCGGACTCGAGGGCCAGTCCACGGCGTTCGCCGAGATGCGGGACCTGCTGATCAACGGCGCCGCCTCGGTCGACGCCCTGACCCGCCGCGCGGTCTCCCTGCGCGCCCGCATCCCTGCCGCCGAGGAGTCGATGGCGGACCTGCGAGCGCGCTTCCCCGCGGCCGTGCTCGCCTCGATCGAGGACAACCTGACGATCGCCGGCCAGCTGCTGGACGCCGCCGAATCCGAGACCTCCCGCGCCCGCACAGCCCTCGCCCGGCCGGTGGGCGAACAGGCCGAGGCCGTGGACGCGATCGGCTCAGCCGAAGAAGAACTGTCGCGCGCCGAGAAGCTGGTCGACGGCGTGGACCACGCCGCCGACGACATCGCCACCGCCCGGCGCGAGCTCCACGCGCTGGTCGCAGAGGTAGACGAGGAACTGACCATGGCCGCCCGACTGCTGCGGTCCCCCGACCTCGGCCGGAGCGGCCAGAAACTGACCGAGGCGGCCTCCGCCGCACGCGACGCCCTCGACCGTGCCCGCCGCGTCGGAGAGAACGACCCGCTGGGGAGCTTCTCCGATCTGGTGGACGTGGACCGTGATCTCGACGAGGCGCTGGCCGCCGCAGGGCACGAGGCCGAGACGGCCCACCGCGCCCGGGCCGCGCGTCAGGCCGCCATCACCCGGGCGCACGGCGCGGTGCGGGAGGCGGACGACTACATCGGCAGTCGCTCCTATGTGATCGGCCAGGCCGCACGGACGCGTCTCGCCGCCGCCAAGGAGTCACTGGCCACGGCCGAGTCCACCGCCGGGCCGGCCGCGTTCCCCGCCGCCGACCGCGCCCTGAAACTCGCCCGCGAGGCGCTGAGGCACGCACAGAACGACGCCTCCCGGCCGCAGTACACCGGCGGATACGGAGGCCGCGGCGGTTACGGCGGTTACGGCGGTCGAGGCCGGGGCGGCTCCAACACCGGCGCGATGGTCGGCGGCATGGTCGCCGGCGCACTGATCCAGGGGATGCTCCGCGGAGGCGGTTCCGGGTTCGGATCCTCCCGCGGATTCGGAGGCGGCGGCTTCGGCGGCGGCGGTGGCGGCTTCGGTGGCGGCGGCGGCTTCGGTGGCGGCGGCGCGGGCGGGCGGTTCTGA
- the dnaG gene encoding DNA primase: MAGRIPEQDIAAIRERTRIEEIVGEYVALKPGGADSMKGLSPFKDEKTPSFHVRPQHGYFHCFSTGEGGDVFAFLMKMEHISFVEAVEQLADRIGYRISYEGGGQVIQRDRGTRSRLVQANAAAQKFYAERLHQDAEAEIARAFLTDRGFDLSHAERFGCGYAPTGWDTMSKHLMRQGFEPTELESAGLSKTSSRGTLIDRFHRRLLWPIRNLAGEVIGFGARKLFEDDTLGKYMNTPETMLYKKSQVLFGLDLAKRDVASQRRAVVVEGYTDVMAMHAAGVTTAVAACGTAFGEDHLSTLRRLMLDDNYFRGEIIYTFDGDDAGKKAALRAFSGDQQFSGRTFVAVAPAGLDPCDIRQTKGDAAVRDLISARVPMFEFAIRSMLEEYDLDHAEGRVEALRQTVPVVADIRDSALRDEYARQLAGWVGWDDPATVLRRVREEARKRGRARSAGPGPRGRGPGGPGGGPRPQWDRAERGPRRNDDEADDRGGHQVPAVPTGLPLPSAADPALWPQREALKAALQYPGLAGPLFDSLPGECYTHPAYARIADALSAAGGCASGKSGANWVSEVSTGLEDDGLQRLVGLMAVETLRVAEDALPRYVSGVLARLQEVWVSGQIADLKSKVQRMSPAADPEGYSALFGDLVALEEYRRGLLEQAVGATPDIA, from the coding sequence ATGGCAGGGCGGATTCCGGAGCAGGACATCGCCGCGATCCGCGAACGCACCCGTATCGAGGAGATCGTCGGCGAGTACGTCGCGCTCAAACCAGGCGGTGCGGACTCGATGAAGGGGCTGTCCCCGTTCAAGGACGAGAAGACGCCGTCGTTCCACGTGCGACCCCAGCACGGCTACTTCCACTGCTTCTCCACGGGCGAGGGTGGCGACGTCTTCGCCTTCCTCATGAAGATGGAGCACATCAGCTTCGTCGAGGCGGTGGAGCAGCTCGCGGACAGGATCGGGTACCGCATCTCCTACGAGGGCGGCGGGCAGGTGATCCAACGCGATCGGGGCACCCGCTCGAGGCTGGTCCAGGCCAACGCCGCCGCCCAGAAGTTCTACGCCGAGCGCCTCCACCAGGACGCGGAGGCCGAGATCGCGCGGGCGTTCCTGACCGACCGCGGCTTTGATCTCTCCCACGCCGAGCGCTTCGGGTGCGGATACGCGCCCACGGGCTGGGACACGATGAGCAAGCACCTCATGCGGCAGGGTTTCGAGCCCACGGAGTTGGAGTCGGCGGGGCTGTCCAAGACCAGCTCGCGGGGGACGTTGATCGACCGCTTCCACCGTCGACTGCTGTGGCCCATCCGCAACCTCGCCGGTGAGGTGATCGGCTTCGGCGCGCGCAAGCTCTTCGAGGACGACACCCTGGGCAAGTACATGAACACGCCGGAGACGATGCTCTACAAGAAGTCCCAGGTGCTGTTCGGTCTGGACCTGGCCAAGCGGGACGTCGCCTCTCAGCGCCGAGCGGTGGTGGTCGAGGGCTATACGGACGTCATGGCCATGCACGCCGCGGGCGTGACCACCGCCGTGGCTGCGTGTGGCACCGCGTTCGGCGAGGACCACCTGTCCACGCTCCGGCGGCTGATGTTGGACGACAACTACTTCCGCGGCGAGATCATCTACACCTTCGACGGCGACGACGCGGGCAAGAAGGCCGCGCTCCGGGCGTTCTCCGGGGACCAGCAGTTCTCCGGCCGCACCTTCGTCGCGGTGGCCCCCGCCGGACTGGACCCCTGCGACATCCGGCAGACCAAGGGTGACGCGGCAGTCCGTGACCTGATCTCCGCCCGGGTCCCGATGTTCGAGTTCGCCATCCGGTCCATGCTCGAGGAGTACGACCTCGACCACGCGGAGGGCCGGGTCGAGGCGCTGCGCCAGACCGTGCCGGTGGTGGCGGACATCCGTGACTCGGCTCTCCGGGACGAGTACGCCCGCCAGTTGGCCGGCTGGGTGGGGTGGGACGATCCCGCGACGGTGCTCCGCCGCGTCCGGGAGGAGGCCCGTAAGCGGGGGCGCGCCCGGTCGGCGGGTCCCGGCCCCCGCGGTCGCGGCCCGGGTGGACCCGGGGGAGGACCCCGCCCCCAGTGGGACCGTGCCGAGCGTGGCCCGAGGAGGAACGACGACGAGGCGGACGACCGCGGCGGGCACCAGGTCCCCGCTGTGCCGACCGGGCTCCCGCTTCCCTCGGCCGCCGACCCGGCGCTCTGGCCGCAGCGCGAGGCCCTCAAGGCCGCTCTCCAGTACCCGGGCCTGGCGGGTCCGCTCTTCGACTCGCTCCCGGGTGAGTGCTACACCCATCCCGCCTACGCCCGGATCGCTGATGCGCTGTCCGCGGCCGGGGGGTGCGCCTCCGGCAAGAGTGGCGCGAACTGGGTGTCCGAGGTGTCCACGGGTCTCGAGGACGACGGGTTGCAGCGGCTGGTGGGTCTCATGGCGGTCGAGACCCTCCGGGTGGCCGAGGACGCGCTGCCCCGCTACGTCTCCGGTGTGCTCGCCCGGCTGCAGGAGGTGTGGGTGTCCGGCCAGATCGCCGACCTCAAGTCCAAGGTGCAACGGATGAGTCCGGCGGCGGACCCGGAGGGGTACTCGGCACTGTTCGGTGACCTCGTGGCGCTGGAGGAATACCGGCGCGGTTTGCTCGAGCAGGCCGTGGGCGCCACACCCGACATCGCCTGA
- a CDS encoding Ig-like domain-containing protein, which produces MSTTSRRFTLPAAIAAFGICLGVPPAASAEGWDQGPVRFSASGDDQCRVHFTIINETNGYYVVDFAVDGEDPASLAGVPGVWSLTGVPVRARFSLDSVAYDITRVVGRQGVQNSAPSSPVFAPGTAPYVTDRDPITTTRTVSLLDQPRLPNRASDTHTVSYQVVVGPQSADKGFDSATGRFALLETEVSGCQTETISTLATPPTAVTGTPVDLTVQVEPAAAAGTVQFSADGEIIGAPVNVIDGSATLPYTFSEAGDLVITAAFTPATVVDDSSDTPYASSTAGPKTIAVRDEEPGTGSLSQGSLGVLCGGDAAGSLGTGSLGAASLGTGSLSSTGSASTGSPGSICGAPGSAS; this is translated from the coding sequence ATGAGCACAACGTCACGTCGATTCACTCTTCCCGCCGCGATCGCGGCCTTCGGCATCTGCCTCGGAGTGCCCCCGGCGGCGTCCGCGGAGGGCTGGGACCAGGGCCCGGTGCGGTTCAGCGCATCCGGGGATGACCAGTGCCGGGTCCACTTCACGATCATCAACGAGACGAACGGGTACTACGTCGTCGACTTCGCGGTGGACGGGGAGGATCCGGCGTCGCTGGCGGGCGTGCCAGGTGTGTGGAGCCTCACCGGTGTGCCCGTCAGGGCCAGGTTCTCCCTCGACAGCGTGGCGTACGACATCACGCGGGTCGTCGGGCGGCAGGGGGTGCAGAACTCGGCTCCCAGCTCCCCGGTCTTCGCCCCGGGAACTGCCCCCTACGTCACCGACCGGGACCCGATCACCACCACCAGAACGGTGAGTCTTCTGGACCAGCCACGTCTGCCCAACCGGGCGTCCGACACGCACACCGTCTCTTACCAGGTGGTCGTCGGTCCCCAGTCCGCGGACAAGGGGTTCGATTCCGCCACGGGTCGGTTCGCGTTGCTCGAGACCGAGGTGTCCGGGTGCCAGACCGAGACGATCTCGACGCTCGCCACGCCGCCGACTGCGGTCACGGGAACGCCCGTCGATCTCACCGTGCAGGTCGAACCCGCAGCGGCCGCCGGAACGGTCCAGTTCTCCGCTGACGGAGAAATCATCGGGGCCCCGGTCAACGTCATCGACGGGAGTGCCACGCTGCCGTATACCTTCTCCGAGGCCGGCGACCTCGTCATCACCGCAGCGTTCACTCCGGCCACCGTCGTGGACGACTCCTCGGACACCCCGTACGCATCGTCGACGGCCGGTCCGAAGACGATCGCCGTCCGGGATGAGGAACCGGGCACCGGATCACTCAGCCAGGGTTCGCTCGGCGTCCTGTGTGGAGGGGACGCGGCCGGTTCCCTCGGCACAGGTTCCCTCGGTGCAGCGTCCCTCGGTACAGGGTCCCTCAGCTCCACGGGATCGGCCTCCACCGGTTCTCCCGGATCGATCTGCGGAGCTCCAGGGTCTGCAAGCTAG
- a CDS encoding nuclear transport factor 2 family protein, whose product MTSDRDQILERLADVATALDTRDWDGLGALFTESATGYGASGREAIVAIVRQHLGGCGPSQHLLGNHRVQLALDGNEDRARSLTYARVLHLGAGDQSGLTYECFGEYSDLWSRTAEGWRIASRRFHITFDRGDFRTLQPG is encoded by the coding sequence ATGACGAGTGACAGGGATCAGATCCTCGAACGCCTGGCCGACGTGGCCACGGCACTGGACACGCGAGACTGGGACGGGCTCGGCGCGCTGTTCACCGAGTCCGCGACCGGGTACGGGGCCTCCGGTCGGGAGGCGATCGTCGCGATTGTCCGGCAGCACCTCGGTGGCTGCGGTCCGTCCCAGCACCTGTTGGGAAACCACCGGGTGCAGCTGGCGCTCGACGGAAACGAGGACCGGGCGCGGAGTCTGACGTACGCGCGGGTGCTTCACCTCGGGGCCGGAGACCAGTCCGGGCTGACCTACGAGTGCTTCGGTGAGTACTCGGACCTGTGGTCCCGGACGGCGGAGGGCTGGCGGATCGCCTCAAGGAGGTTCCACATCACCTTCGACCGCGGCGACTTCCGGACACTCCAACCCGGCTGA
- a CDS encoding carboxylesterase/lipase family protein yields the protein MTRPEVALSTGRVRGTDLGDVVRFYGIPYAEDPVDDLRFAAPVRREPWQGVRDATRPAATAQRLRFDPDPAIPEPIVAGGDILHVDVWAPAEGGEHPVMVWIHGGGWESGSSHQPWFDGSTFARRGIVVVSVGYRLGVEGFTPFPDAPDNRGLLDWIAALEWVRDEIAVFGGDPGRVTVAGQSAGGGAVLCLLGSPPAAGLFHGAIAASPAVLRAPATHPPKGVTAEGLAAGGRGAVDEFHRRLRRENQFTLPFRPVVGGETVPIPPLEAVAGGPGTGVPLLIGSTATEFEAVSDKLPGPALVPGAAFMALSQQLPRQGLRALARQSNGRSLRRSVGAVIDAAAIHSTVARAAETRVAAGDPTWVYDFCWTGGNGPRHCADLPFFWSVPDGENVERYLGAPAPTDLVEAMHGSWVDFVTIGDPGHPAYESPDRLVMAWDDPPAQVADGLSAVRAVWWPEVR from the coding sequence ATGACTCGCCCCGAGGTCGCCCTGTCCACCGGCCGCGTCCGCGGAACCGACCTGGGTGACGTCGTCCGCTTCTACGGGATCCCCTACGCCGAGGACCCGGTCGATGACCTGCGCTTCGCCGCTCCGGTTCGCCGGGAGCCGTGGCAGGGGGTCCGTGACGCGACGCGGCCCGCCGCCACGGCCCAGCGACTGCGATTCGACCCGGACCCGGCGATCCCGGAGCCGATCGTCGCGGGAGGAGACATCCTGCACGTGGACGTGTGGGCGCCGGCGGAGGGTGGCGAGCACCCGGTGATGGTGTGGATCCACGGGGGCGGGTGGGAATCGGGGTCGTCGCATCAACCGTGGTTCGACGGTTCGACCTTCGCCCGCCGGGGGATCGTCGTGGTCTCGGTGGGCTACCGCCTCGGGGTCGAGGGCTTCACCCCGTTCCCCGACGCCCCGGACAATCGTGGACTGCTGGACTGGATCGCGGCGCTCGAGTGGGTCCGGGACGAGATCGCCGTGTTCGGCGGGGACCCCGGCCGGGTGACGGTCGCCGGGCAGTCGGCCGGCGGGGGAGCGGTGCTGTGTCTGCTGGGCTCGCCCCCGGCGGCCGGGCTGTTCCACGGAGCGATCGCCGCGTCTCCTGCGGTGCTGCGTGCCCCGGCGACCCATCCGCCCAAGGGCGTGACGGCCGAGGGGTTGGCGGCCGGGGGGCGCGGCGCGGTCGATGAGTTCCATCGGCGCCTCCGTCGCGAGAATCAGTTCACGCTTCCGTTCCGGCCGGTGGTCGGTGGCGAGACCGTCCCGATCCCTCCCCTGGAGGCGGTCGCCGGTGGTCCAGGTACGGGCGTACCGCTGCTCATCGGCTCCACCGCGACGGAGTTCGAGGCCGTCTCGGACAAGCTCCCGGGCCCGGCGCTGGTGCCGGGGGCCGCGTTCATGGCGTTGTCCCAGCAACTCCCCAGGCAGGGGCTCAGGGCGCTGGCCCGGCAGTCGAACGGACGGTCGCTCCGCCGGAGCGTGGGCGCGGTGATCGACGCGGCCGCGATCCACTCCACGGTGGCCCGGGCCGCCGAGACGAGAGTGGCCGCCGGAGACCCGACGTGGGTGTACGACTTCTGCTGGACCGGAGGAAACGGGCCCCGGCACTGCGCCGACCTGCCCTTCTTCTGGTCGGTTCCGGACGGGGAGAACGTGGAGCGCTATCTCGGAGCCCCGGCGCCGACCGACCTGGTCGAGGCGATGCACGGCTCATGGGTCGACTTCGTCACCATCGGCGACCCGGGTCATCCCGCCTACGAGTCGCCTGATCGGCTGGTGATGGCGTGGGACGACCCGCCGGCGCAGGTCGCCGACGGACTCTCGGCGGTGCGTGCGGTCTGGTGGCCGGAGGTCCGCTGA
- a CDS encoding permease, producing MDRTGALGDTARGVGAVVVASGLFGGIFYLSGVIDASAEVVFGWRIVVTFACYSLVMLIPSGRVMVRDSWATLTREWWSPLVFGLLCVLVGMQLWLFSWAPLHGHALDASLGFLLLPLALVIGSRAVLKSEVSTWQWMAVGIAAAAVAVNIGVSPSLSWVTFVICTGYPIYFVVRRRVGMDKPMAFGFEVAALTPLGVWLIVSGGQHPSSVAGRLALVSVGVAGAAAMAAYLAASQLLTLPLFGLLGYLEPVLLVAVAFALGETVRGIDTLTFGLLGLALTLLAAEGYRAARRDRRSGAAPRPGSRRATH from the coding sequence ATGGACCGGACGGGGGCCCTGGGGGATACGGCGCGCGGGGTCGGCGCCGTTGTCGTGGCGTCCGGCCTGTTCGGCGGGATCTTCTACCTCTCCGGAGTAATCGACGCCTCGGCTGAGGTGGTCTTCGGGTGGCGGATCGTCGTGACCTTCGCTTGCTACAGCCTCGTGATGCTCATCCCCTCGGGCCGTGTGATGGTGCGTGACTCCTGGGCGACCCTCACACGAGAGTGGTGGTCTCCGCTCGTGTTCGGCCTGCTGTGCGTACTGGTCGGGATGCAGCTCTGGCTGTTCTCCTGGGCCCCGCTTCACGGTCACGCTCTGGATGCCTCGCTCGGTTTCCTGCTCCTACCTCTGGCCCTGGTGATCGGCAGCCGGGCCGTTCTCAAGTCGGAGGTGTCGACCTGGCAGTGGATGGCGGTGGGAATCGCGGCCGCAGCCGTCGCCGTCAATATCGGGGTGTCCCCGAGCTTGTCCTGGGTGACGTTCGTGATCTGCACGGGGTACCCGATCTACTTCGTCGTGCGCCGCCGAGTCGGCATGGACAAACCGATGGCGTTCGGGTTCGAGGTCGCCGCGCTCACCCCCCTCGGCGTGTGGTTGATCGTGTCGGGTGGTCAGCATCCGTCGTCTGTCGCCGGAAGGCTCGCGCTCGTCTCGGTCGGCGTCGCCGGCGCGGCGGCCATGGCGGCGTATCTGGCGGCGTCGCAGTTGCTCACGCTTCCCCTGTTCGGCCTACTCGGATACCTCGAGCCGGTGCTCCTGGTCGCTGTGGCGTTCGCGCTCGGAGAGACTGTCCGGGGGATCGACACCCTCACATTCGGGCTGCTCGGCCTCGCCCTGACCCTGCTCGCGGCCGAAGGCTACCGAGCGGCGCGACGAGATCGACGATCCGGGGCGGCACCGCGACCGGGGTCTCGGCGCGCCACCCACTGA
- a CDS encoding alpha/beta hydrolase, which yields MRSPMSGHRTFRPSIKDRLTKAAMTASGSLPGPLIQLAGGAPRRIDGQVLDPHFQAGVRVMSLLSEGEYEDIPLEQARQTVERSAYTVSGNRIELAVVKDLVLPLAGSDDTDDDRTGAETARADLPARLYSPVHGDEPLPMLVFFHGGGWVLGSIDSHDATCRYIARMGGLKVLSVDYRLAPEFLFPTAAEDALASFRYVRDNAESLGVDPTRIAVGGDSAGGNLAAVVCQQTRDAGEKTPDFQLLFVPATNMSARTRSFELFGEGFFLTGKNMDFYENTYLRSDADRLDPRASPLLAEDFSGLPPAHVATGGFDPLRDEGEAYARKLADAGVKVSLRRHSTMVHPFVNAVGATPLARAALSEAVGALRMGLAY from the coding sequence ATGCGCTCACCGATGTCCGGACACAGGACTTTTCGCCCCTCGATCAAGGACCGCCTCACCAAGGCGGCGATGACCGCCTCGGGCTCTCTGCCCGGCCCGCTGATCCAGCTCGCCGGCGGCGCCCCCCGGCGGATCGACGGCCAGGTGCTGGACCCGCACTTCCAGGCGGGGGTCCGGGTGATGTCCCTGCTGTCGGAAGGCGAGTACGAGGACATACCGCTCGAACAGGCACGCCAGACCGTGGAGCGGTCCGCGTACACCGTCTCGGGCAACCGGATCGAGCTCGCCGTCGTCAAGGACCTGGTCCTCCCGCTCGCCGGTAGCGATGACACCGACGACGATCGCACCGGTGCCGAGACCGCCCGCGCCGACCTTCCCGCCCGCCTGTACTCCCCCGTCCACGGCGACGAGCCGCTGCCGATGCTCGTCTTCTTCCACGGTGGCGGGTGGGTGCTCGGGAGCATCGACTCCCACGATGCGACCTGCCGCTACATCGCCAGGATGGGCGGCCTCAAGGTCCTCAGCGTGGACTACCGGCTGGCCCCCGAGTTCCTCTTCCCCACGGCGGCCGAGGACGCCCTGGCCTCGTTCCGGTACGTGCGGGACAACGCCGAGTCGCTCGGGGTGGACCCGACGCGGATCGCGGTGGGCGGGGACAGCGCGGGCGGGAACCTGGCGGCGGTCGTGTGTCAGCAGACCCGGGACGCGGGAGAGAAGACCCCCGACTTCCAACTGCTCTTCGTCCCCGCCACCAACATGTCGGCTCGGACCCGCTCGTTCGAGTTGTTCGGCGAGGGATTCTTCCTCACCGGCAAGAACATGGACTTCTACGAGAACACCTACCTGCGCTCCGACGCCGACCGTCTCGACCCGCGCGCCTCCCCGCTGCTGGCCGAGGACTTCTCTGGCCTGCCCCCGGCGCACGTCGCCACCGGCGGGTTCGACCCGCTGCGCGACGAGGGCGAGGCGTACGCGCGGAAGTTGGCCGACGCCGGGGTCAAGGTCTCGCTCCGGCGGCATTCCACGATGGTCCACCCGTTCGTCAACGCCGTCGGTGCCACCCCGCTCGCCCGCGCCGCGCTGTCGGAGGCCGTGGGCGCGCTACGGATGGGGTTGGCGTACTGA